One part of the Pyruvatibacter sp. genome encodes these proteins:
- a CDS encoding class I SAM-dependent methyltransferase, with translation MRIQFLPYHDFIGGSLDNATSTHYSDQWSSERGMGKFMLTTTAVDSTMQFVLGWRRLFDEISGEAMKRPVSVYDAACGYGGILHALAAPFGSGSGSGKLTYVGADIREGLQEIELPTGVDAESIVFARHDISEPLPLDMRFDYVVCRNAIHHTPDPRKTFASLCHVLRPGGTIAISAYSKKAIMREVLDDALRSMITEMSNDEALKVAAEFSELGKALRAIKEEVHIPRDLTFLGIEAGSHDVQTLIYNHVVKCWHNEAFGDERSDIVNFDWYHPPYA, from the coding sequence ATGAGGATCCAGTTTTTGCCCTATCATGACTTTATAGGCGGCTCTTTAGACAACGCGACCTCCACCCACTACTCGGATCAATGGTCATCAGAGCGAGGCATGGGTAAATTTATGCTGACGACAACGGCCGTCGATTCGACAATGCAGTTTGTATTGGGATGGCGTCGTCTATTTGATGAGATCAGCGGGGAAGCGATGAAGCGCCCCGTGAGCGTATATGATGCCGCTTGCGGGTATGGGGGGATTTTACACGCTCTTGCTGCTCCTTTCGGGAGCGGGAGCGGGAGCGGAAAACTTACCTACGTTGGAGCTGATATTCGGGAAGGGCTACAGGAGATAGAGCTTCCAACTGGTGTAGATGCAGAGTCGATTGTCTTCGCGAGGCACGATATTTCTGAACCATTGCCACTCGATATGCGTTTTGACTATGTCGTTTGTCGCAATGCAATTCACCATACACCCGACCCGCGAAAAACATTTGCGTCCCTGTGCCATGTTTTAAGACCCGGTGGGACCATCGCCATATCTGCCTACAGTAAAAAGGCCATCATGCGGGAAGTGTTGGATGACGCGTTGCGTTCCATGATTACTGAGATGTCTAACGACGAAGCATTAAAGGTTGCAGCCGAGTTTTCCGAACTTGGCAAGGCTCTCAGAGCGATCAAGGAAGAAGTGCATATCCCTCGTGATTTGACGTTTCTCGGCATAGAGGCTGGCAGCCACGACGTGCAAACTTTGATATACAATCATGTCGTCAAGTGTTGGCATAACGAAGCATTTGGCGATGAGAGAAGCGATATTGTGAATTTCGATTGGTATCATCCCCCATATGCTTAA